DNA sequence from the Pedobacter sp. W3I1 genome:
GGTTTAAGCATTTCTTTTTGTGGAAAATCTCCCCAACCGCCTTTTTAATCAGACAGGCATATTGTCAAAACAAAGTCATTATGCGGGGTGGGTTTGTTAAATTTTGTTAAAATGTTAGTTATCTCCATTATATTTAGTGCTTCAAATAATTATATCATTATCTAACTTAAATTTCATGAAAAAACTTCTACAAAGTTTGTTCGTACTTTTGTTTATTGCTTTATCAGCGATGGCACAAGACAGAACAATTACTGGTACAGTTACTTCACAGGATGACAAATTACCAATTCCTGGTGTAACTGTAAAGGTTAAAGGTGCTTCAGCTGGCACCGTAACAGACTCAAATGGTAAATATTCTGTAAATGTCCCTTCCGGATCTAACACATTAGAATTCAGTTACGTTGGGTACGTAACTAAAGAGCAAATTATTTCTTCAGGTAATGTAATCAATGTTGTGCTAACAGCAGATGCGACAACGTTAACTGATGTAGTTGTAGTGGGCTATGGCACAACAACAAAACAAGCTTTTACAGGTTCGGCAAAAACAATTAGTGCAGAACAATTGGGAAATAAAAGAGTTTCAAATCTATCTCAGGCATTAGCAGGAGAGGTTTCTGGTGTTCGTGTAATTACACAAAGTGGACAACCAGGTACCGAAGCAAAAGTTCGTATTAGAGGTATTGGTTCAGTATCAGGAAATCGCGATCCTTTATATGTTGTTGATGGTGTTCCATTTTACGGAAGTTTAAATTCTGTTAATATCAACGATATCGAGTCGACAACTGTGTTAAAAGATGCTGCTGCAACTGCTATTTATGGATCGCGTGGTTCAAACGGTGTAATTTTAATCACAACCAGATCAGGAAAAGGTAAAAGTTCATTCATTGAAGGAGATGTAAATTTTGGAACGAACATGGCATTATTGCCACGTTATGATGTAATCAAATCTCCAGAAGAATTTATTGGTTTAGCTTGGGAAGGTCTATATAACCAAGGCAGAGGTTTAGCCACTCCATTAAATGATGCTGCGGCGATAACATATGCCAACAATAGAATTTTCGGCCCAACCGGTGGTGGCCTACCAGCTGCATCTAACATTTGGAACTCTACAGGTGCTAATTTGATTGATCCAGCTACTAGACAAGTAAGATCTGGTGTAACCAGAAAATTTGATCCTGAAAACTGGGAAGATTATGCATTTCAAAATTCGGCACGTACCGAGGCAAATGTAAGAATTGGTGGTAGCTCAGATAAAACAAGTTATTTTACTTCGTTAGGTTATTTGGATGATATTGGTTATTCCATTAAATCTAATTACAAGCGTTTAAATGCCAGATTAAACTTAACGCATGAAGTTAAGCCATGGTTAGTTGGTGGCATGAATTTAGGCTACACCAATTCAAAAAGAAACTTTGGTGGTCAAACCTCTGATTCAGGTAGCGTTTTCTGGTTTGTAGATAACATTCCCCCAATTTATCCTTTGTTCTTAAGAGATGCTAAAGGTGCATTTGTTCAAGATCCAATTTTTGGTGGAAATCAATACGATTATGGAAATGCGGGTAGAAGATTTGGTTCATTAACTAATGCAATCGCTGATACTCAATATAACACAGACAGAGATGACAGAAATGAGTTAAATGGAAATGTATCTCTAACAGCTAAAATTATTCCCGGTTTAACTTTCGAAAATACTTTTGGCTTACAATACTATAACAATGAGAGCGTAACCAGAAATAACAAATATTATGGATCTGCAGCTTCTCAGGGCGGTGCTATCTATTTAGAAAATACAAGCTTAATGTCTTATAATCTTTTAAACTTATTAAGATATAAGAAAACTTTTGGAGAAAATAGTTTCGAAGCCTTAGCAGCGCATGAGGTAACAGATTGGAAACTGAAAACTTTACAAGCTTCAAGATACAATTTGATTCTAAATGATTCTGAAGATTTAAATAACGGTACAGTAACAAACCCAAGCAACTCATACAGTGAGCAATATAAACTGGAAAGTTATTTTGGACAAATCAACTACGATTATCAGAAGAAATATTTTTTATCAGGAAGTTTGAGAAGAGACGGCTCGTCTAGATTCAAAACTAACAGATGGGGAACTTTCGGATCTGTAGGTGCCGGATGGTTAGTTTCAAGCGAGGAATTCATGAAGTCTCAAAATATCTTCAGTTCATTAAAGTTGAAGGCCAGTTATGGTTTAATCGGCGATCAGGGTGGCGTTGGATATTATCCAGGATACAATACGTTTAATATTGATAACGTAAATGATCAACCGGGACTTTCCATTGATTTAGTGGGTAACCCGGATTTAACCTGGGAAACTTCTAAAATGTTTCAAACGGGTATTGAGTTTAACTTAGGTACTTATCTAACAGGATCTGTTGATTATTACTTAAAAAATACTGATGATCTAATTTTTGACAGAAGAATTGGTCCATCTAGCGGATATGCTATTGTTAAAGTAAACGGTGGTTCATTAAGAAACCAAGGGGTTGAGTTTGATTTTACAGGTCACATCTTTAAAAAGAAGGATTTTTATCTTGATTTAGGAATTAATGGTGAAATCTTCTCTAATAAAATGACAGCCATGCCAATTGATCCATCAACAGGTTTGGCAAAGCCAATTGATGTTCAAGGAAACTATGCATGGTCTGTTGGTCATTCTATTTACGATTTCTATGTTCGCAAATATACTGGCGTAGACGCTGCTGATGGTAAATCTACCTGGGAAGCTTATTATTTGGATGCAAATAATAACGGTGTTCCTGACGGCGGTTTATTAGAAAATCAAGCAGGCGAATACATTGGTTCATTAGGGTCATATTTAGCTGCGAATCCAGACAAAGAAGGTCAATTAAAGAAAACCACTACAAAAACTTATCAAAATGCTACTCAGCAATATGATGGGCGTTCTGCCATTCCTGATGTAAGAGGTGCAATTAATTTAAGTACGGGTTACAAAGGTTTTGATTTAAGCATTCAGATGCTGTACAGTTTAGGTGGCTATGTTTACGACGGTGCATATGCAGGTTTGATGGGTAATGGATTAATTGCAAATAACAACTGGCACAAAGATATTTTGAACAGATGGCAGTCTCCAAGTCAGCCAGGTGATGGAATTGTTCCAAGAATTTCGAACAATCAGGATGCAAACGTAAGCTCTGCATCATCACGTTTTATTACAAAAGCTGATTATTTCTCGCTTAATAATGTACGTTTAGGGTATACGTTCACTAAAAAAATAACCGACAAATTAGGTTTGGCAGGTTTAAGTTTATGGGTTTCGGGAGATAATCTTTATTTAGGTACAGCCCGTGCAGGATTAAATCCAATGACTGCAGAACCTGCAAACAGTACCGAAACCGGAGGTAGTGATACGTACAGATATTCGCCTTTGTCTACCGTTTCTGCTGGTTTAAGAGTTAAGCTTTAATATTAAACTTATCAAAATGAAAAATACTAAATATATATATATCGCATTTGCACTTCTGGTGTTTGCAAGTGGATGTAAAAAAAGTTTCTTGGATGAAAGACCAAGTGAAAAAGTTTCTCCAGAACAAATTAGTGAAGAAGCCTTAAGAGATCCATCAGTATTAAATGCATATACAAGGGGTTTATACTCCAGTATGTATAATACCGGAACAGGTGGTACAACTGGTCATGATGATTTTGGTCAAAAGGGATATGATATCTTTTCTGATATGTTAGCTTCAGATATGGCACTTGGATCACTTAATTACGGTTGGTATAGCACAGTGGTCAGGTATCAGGCTACAAAAGATTTTACTCAGAATGCTGCGTATATTCCATGGCGTTATTATTATAAAATCATTTTTGGAGCAAACTCTTTAATAGATGTATTGGGTGGTAACAATGCAACATTTACCAATAAAACCTTAGCATATAGTATGGGGCAGGCAAAAGCCATGAGAGCGTATGCCTACTTTTATCTAACTCAGTTTTATGCACCACAAGGTTTTGGAACAGGATCTGAAAAGATTCTACCCCTTTATACCGACGCTAAAACAACTAATCAACCACTAGTTACTTCTGCAGTAATTTTTGATCAGATGATTAAAGATTTAACGGATGCAGCCACATTGTTAGCTGATTATGGCAGAAGCAGTAAAGGTGAAATAAATGCAGATGTTGCCAAAGGCTTATTGGCTTATGTTTATGCAGCAAGAGGAACAACATCAGACTTAGCACAAGTGGTATCGTTAACAGACCAGATTATTCCTAAATTCCCGGTTTTGGCGAAGGCAAATGTAACTACTGATGGATTTAACAATCTACCAAATAGTGCTAACTGGATGTGGGGAGCTGATCTTCAGATTTCTAGTAACCTTGATCTTGTTTCCTGGTGGGGCCAAATTGATATCTTCACCTACAGCTATGCGTGGGCAGGAGATCCTAAATTTATCGATGATAAATTATACGCTTCTATCCCAGCAGATGATGCCCGTAAAGCACAGTTTGATGATAACGCGGATTACGGTGGGCTTTTGCCAACCGGAAAGTTCTTTGATCCAGCAAGAATCGAAGGTGGCCAAAGAACAGTGATTACCGACTACGTATATATGCGTGTTGAAGAAATGATCCTTTTAAATGCAGAGGCAAAAGCCAGATTAAATCAGGATGCACCTGCCAGAACTGAACTCAAAAAACTATTAACAGAGCGTGTTGCTAACCCCAACTTTATTGATGCATTGAGTGGCGCAGCTTTAAAAGAAGAAATTTACAAGCAGACGCGTATTGAGCTTTGGGGAGAAGGAAAAGTTTATTTAGCTATGAAACGTAATAAGCATTCAATTACAAGAGGAACAAATCATTTGTTCTTTGCCGGAAATACATTTGCTTATGATGCTGATGAATTAACTTTCCCTATACCACAAGCAGAGGTGATTAATAATCCTAACCTGAACAAATAGTGGTTTAAAATACAATTAAATTAAGATAAAAAAGCCAACTTTCAAAAGAAAGTTGGCTTTTTTGGTTTAAATACGCAAAAATAAGCTAGAAGACAGATTGTTTTGGTTAAACCATCTTTTGTATGTTATTTGAGATTTAGCGATATCATACTAAACCATGATATCGCTTTTTTATTTTAATTTTTGCAAGAGTATTAATCTATATAATGATAAAAAATACTCTTACACTATATACTACTTGGTAACAAAGAGATGTTTGCGATAGAAGATTTTGTTTTTTTAACAGTCCTTAATGTGTAAAATGTTTGCATGAAAATGATTTTTTGGCACAGTTTTTTTAAACTATTGTTGTGTTGCGTGTGGCTCATAAATGGCAATTTTGGGCTATTTTTAAGATAAAATACGATTATATCGTTCATAATATTCTACATTTTGTGGAAAATTCTCCCAAATACGCCTTTTTAATCAGACAAAAATATTGTCAAAATAAAGTCATTATACAGGTTTGTTTTGTTAAAATTTGTTAAAATGTTAGTTATGTCCGTTATATTTAGTGCTTCAAATAACTATATCATTAACTAACTTAAATTTCATGAAAAAACTTCTACAAAGTTTGTTTGTATTGATGTTTATTGCCGTAAGTGCAATGGCACAAAATCGAACAATTACAGGTACAGTTACAAGTAAAGGAGATGGACAGCCTATCCCTGGAGTAAGTGTAAAACTGGTTGGCGCGCAAGGTGCAGCAGTAACTGGAGCTGATGGTCAGTATACCATTAAGGTAACATCTGATGTAAAAACACTCTTGTTTTCTTCAATTGGATATGCTGCTAAAACAGTATCTATCGGAGGATCTAATGTCTTAAATATCACTTTAGACGATGACTCTAAACTATTAGAAGAGGTCGTGGTAACAGGTTTCGGATTAAGACAAGCCAAAAAGGATGTAACGGGTTCTACCAGTACAATTTCTGGAAAGGATATCGAAAACATGCCAGTTCAAAGTGTAGATAGAGCAATGCAAGGAAAACTTGCTGGTGTTCAAGTAACATCAACAAGCGGTATTCCAGGTGCAGCGATCAATGTTCGTATCCGTGGTATTGGTTCAATTAACGCAGGGAATAGTCCATTATACGTTGTTGATGGTGTTCAGGTAAACTCTGGCGATTTTACAAGTTCCACTACAAGTGCAAATGCACTGAGCGCTTTAAATCCAGATGATATTGAATCTTTAACCGTATTAAAAGATGCGTCTGCCGCTGCAATTTATGGTGCTTCTGGTGCGAATGGTGTTGTAATTATTACTACTAAAAGAGGTAAGAATGGTAAAACCCAAATCAATGTAAGTTCTTATATTGGTTATAATGATTTTATCTCGAAACCTAAGCTTTTAAATTCTCCTCAATGGATCCAGTTATCTTTAGAAGCTTATGCAAACCGTTATGGTGCAACATCAACTCAGTACACCAGCTTTTACAACACTTATGTAACACCTTTTGGTTCTATTGATAATGTGCCAACTTACGATTGGCTAGATGCAGTTTCTCAAAAGGGCCGTACCCAAAATTACGATGTAAATGCGCGGGGAGGTAATGAGAAAACCCAATTCTATTTAGGCGGAAATTACAGCACACAAAAAGGACAGGTGATCGGAACTGATTTTTCTAGAGGAAGTATCAAAGTTAATTTAGATCACAAAGCAACCGACAGATTAGATTTTTCTACCTCGATGAACCTGAGTACAATTACACAGAATACAACATCTGGTGCTGGTGCGTTTGCTAACATTAGTAGAACAGCCCAATTGCAATCTCCAAATAATGCAATCTACAACCCTGATGGCAGTTATAATACTAATTTGCCTGGGGCGTATGATAGTTATAACGTACTTCAAATTGCATCAATTAACTTGCAGAAAGCAACTACCAACCAATTTACTGGAAGCGGCTTTGCCAAGTACAAAATCTTTAACGATTTAAATTTCAGATCTAGCTATGGTGTGGATTATTTGGAAATTGTTGAAAATACGTTTAACGATCCCCGTTTTGGCGATGGGAGATCTGTAAATGGATCTGCTTCTGCTGGAAATACAAGGAACACAAACTTCCAAACTGATCAAACTTTAAACTATACTAAAACATTTGCCGGGGTACACAACTTGAATGTAATAGTTGGTTTTAACTATCGTAGTGAAGTTCGTACTTACTCTTTGGCTGCTTCACAAGGTTTCCCTTCTTATCAATTTACTCAGGTTTCATCTGGAAGTACACCTACAACTACCACTGGTTCTTATACCACTTTCAGAACTGCAGGATATTTTGCTAAAGCTGATTACAATTATATGAGTAAATATTACTTGTCTGGAACGGTAAGATATGATGGTTCATCTAGATTTGGTAATGAGCATACTTTTGGATGGTTCCCTGCAGGAGCGGTTTCTTATCGTATCTCCCAAGAGGATTTTATGAAAGATGTAAGCTTTATCTCTGATTTAAAATTGAGAGCAAGTTATGGTACTACAGGTAATCAAGCTATTGGGAATTTTGATTCCAGAGCGCTTTATGCAAAATCAGGAGATTATGTAACTTCTGGTACAGGATCTACATT
Encoded proteins:
- a CDS encoding SusC/RagA family TonB-linked outer membrane protein gives rise to the protein MKKLLQSLFVLLFIALSAMAQDRTITGTVTSQDDKLPIPGVTVKVKGASAGTVTDSNGKYSVNVPSGSNTLEFSYVGYVTKEQIISSGNVINVVLTADATTLTDVVVVGYGTTTKQAFTGSAKTISAEQLGNKRVSNLSQALAGEVSGVRVITQSGQPGTEAKVRIRGIGSVSGNRDPLYVVDGVPFYGSLNSVNINDIESTTVLKDAAATAIYGSRGSNGVILITTRSGKGKSSFIEGDVNFGTNMALLPRYDVIKSPEEFIGLAWEGLYNQGRGLATPLNDAAAITYANNRIFGPTGGGLPAASNIWNSTGANLIDPATRQVRSGVTRKFDPENWEDYAFQNSARTEANVRIGGSSDKTSYFTSLGYLDDIGYSIKSNYKRLNARLNLTHEVKPWLVGGMNLGYTNSKRNFGGQTSDSGSVFWFVDNIPPIYPLFLRDAKGAFVQDPIFGGNQYDYGNAGRRFGSLTNAIADTQYNTDRDDRNELNGNVSLTAKIIPGLTFENTFGLQYYNNESVTRNNKYYGSAASQGGAIYLENTSLMSYNLLNLLRYKKTFGENSFEALAAHEVTDWKLKTLQASRYNLILNDSEDLNNGTVTNPSNSYSEQYKLESYFGQINYDYQKKYFLSGSLRRDGSSRFKTNRWGTFGSVGAGWLVSSEEFMKSQNIFSSLKLKASYGLIGDQGGVGYYPGYNTFNIDNVNDQPGLSIDLVGNPDLTWETSKMFQTGIEFNLGTYLTGSVDYYLKNTDDLIFDRRIGPSSGYAIVKVNGGSLRNQGVEFDFTGHIFKKKDFYLDLGINGEIFSNKMTAMPIDPSTGLAKPIDVQGNYAWSVGHSIYDFYVRKYTGVDAADGKSTWEAYYLDANNNGVPDGGLLENQAGEYIGSLGSYLAANPDKEGQLKKTTTKTYQNATQQYDGRSAIPDVRGAINLSTGYKGFDLSIQMLYSLGGYVYDGAYAGLMGNGLIANNNWHKDILNRWQSPSQPGDGIVPRISNNQDANVSSASSRFITKADYFSLNNVRLGYTFTKKITDKLGLAGLSLWVSGDNLYLGTARAGLNPMTAEPANSTETGGSDTYRYSPLSTVSAGLRVKL
- a CDS encoding RagB/SusD family nutrient uptake outer membrane protein encodes the protein MKNTKYIYIAFALLVFASGCKKSFLDERPSEKVSPEQISEEALRDPSVLNAYTRGLYSSMYNTGTGGTTGHDDFGQKGYDIFSDMLASDMALGSLNYGWYSTVVRYQATKDFTQNAAYIPWRYYYKIIFGANSLIDVLGGNNATFTNKTLAYSMGQAKAMRAYAYFYLTQFYAPQGFGTGSEKILPLYTDAKTTNQPLVTSAVIFDQMIKDLTDAATLLADYGRSSKGEINADVAKGLLAYVYAARGTTSDLAQVVSLTDQIIPKFPVLAKANVTTDGFNNLPNSANWMWGADLQISSNLDLVSWWGQIDIFTYSYAWAGDPKFIDDKLYASIPADDARKAQFDDNADYGGLLPTGKFFDPARIEGGQRTVITDYVYMRVEEMILLNAEAKARLNQDAPARTELKKLLTERVANPNFIDALSGAALKEEIYKQTRIELWGEGKVYLAMKRNKHSITRGTNHLFFAGNTFAYDADELTFPIPQAEVINNPNLNK
- a CDS encoding TonB-dependent receptor codes for the protein MKKLLQSLFVLMFIAVSAMAQNRTITGTVTSKGDGQPIPGVSVKLVGAQGAAVTGADGQYTIKVTSDVKTLLFSSIGYAAKTVSIGGSNVLNITLDDDSKLLEEVVVTGFGLRQAKKDVTGSTSTISGKDIENMPVQSVDRAMQGKLAGVQVTSTSGIPGAAINVRIRGIGSINAGNSPLYVVDGVQVNSGDFTSSTTSANALSALNPDDIESLTVLKDASAAAIYGASGANGVVIITTKRGKNGKTQINVSSYIGYNDFISKPKLLNSPQWIQLSLEAYANRYGATSTQYTSFYNTYVTPFGSIDNVPTYDWLDAVSQKGRTQNYDVNARGGNEKTQFYLGGNYSTQKGQVIGTDFSRGSIKVNLDHKATDRLDFSTSMNLSTITQNTTSGAGAFANISRTAQLQSPNNAIYNPDGSYNTNLPGAYDSYNVLQIASINLQKATTNQFTGSGFAKYKIFNDLNFRSSYGVDYLEIVENTFNDPRFGDGRSVNGSASAGNTRNTNFQTDQTLNYTKTFAGVHNLNVIVGFNYRSEVRTYSLAASQGFPSYQFTQVSSGSTPTTTTGSYTTFRTAGYFAKADYNYMSKYYLSGTVRYDGSSRFGNEHTFGWFPAGAVSYRISQEDFMKDVSFISDLKLRASYGTTGNQAIGNFDSRALYAKSGDYVTSGTGSTLGSGLAPSNLANPLLAWERATTLDVALEFNLFKDRISGTIGYYNKINSNLLLDQPLPLTSGFSTIRQNVGKMRNRGFEFELSTLNIKTDNFSWRTDANIALNRNKILALLDGQTLLGGNFGIAVDRPINSVYTYTSAGVNPADGRAMWYDGNGNITYTQNPSTDRSYIGDLNPKYTGGLTNTINYKGISLSAFFQFSYGNLVLNQDKFFFERSGSTVDRNQYVSNLDRWTTPGQFTGIPKPYFGGTVLNIGGINHSSSYATSDRFYEDGSYIRLKTISLGYDLPKQWLSSLKLRSVRVYAQGLNLWTITKYQGVDPEFVNTSGDFGQYPQFKNYTVGINVGF